In Vibrio hippocampi, the following are encoded in one genomic region:
- a CDS encoding GGDEF domain-containing protein: MQPAPIPQDDESRIRAIRQLRISQQSEERFDRITRLAKRMFNVDMALVTVIDRDTQWFKSVMGFEGTQTGRDISFCGHAILGDEPFIVPDASRDRRFFDNPQVVDEPNIRFYAGVPLKLAQGFKIGTLCIVDSRPRHFSDQDVSDLMDLANLAESELAANLDSTIDELTQISNRRGFITLADKVIQNCRFRTEPFSLALFDLDKFKLINDNLGHSVGDEALTTFACLLTENFRDSDVIARIGGDEFVVLMSGTTDIEAQTPLSRFEEHVSQFNRNEKSSYELSYSVGVVCCSPLEEVSHQDMLQRADQAMYLCKRSR; encoded by the coding sequence ATGCAACCTGCGCCGATTCCACAGGATGATGAATCCCGCATCAGAGCAATAAGGCAACTGAGGATATCCCAACAGTCTGAAGAGCGTTTCGACCGTATCACACGTTTAGCCAAGCGAATGTTCAATGTGGACATGGCTCTCGTCACTGTTATTGATAGAGATACTCAATGGTTTAAATCTGTCATGGGCTTTGAGGGCACTCAAACAGGACGCGATATCTCTTTCTGTGGACATGCGATTCTTGGCGATGAACCCTTTATTGTTCCTGATGCTTCAAGAGACCGTCGATTTTTTGATAATCCACAGGTTGTTGATGAACCTAACATCCGCTTTTACGCTGGGGTACCGCTTAAACTGGCACAAGGTTTTAAAATAGGAACCCTGTGTATTGTCGACAGCCGTCCGAGGCATTTCTCTGATCAAGACGTCTCTGACTTAATGGATTTGGCAAACCTTGCTGAAAGTGAGTTGGCGGCAAATCTGGATTCAACGATTGATGAATTAACACAGATTTCAAATCGACGTGGGTTTATCACGCTGGCTGATAAAGTCATTCAAAATTGCCGCTTCCGCACCGAACCTTTTAGCCTAGCGCTGTTTGACTTGGATAAGTTTAAATTGATCAATGATAACTTGGGGCATAGTGTCGGAGATGAAGCGCTCACGACCTTTGCTTGCTTATTGACGGAAAATTTTCGAGATTCCGATGTAATCGCCAGAATCGGTGGGGATGAATTTGTCGTTTTGATGTCGGGCACGACGGATATTGAGGCTCAGACGCCGCTCTCTCGCTTTGAAGAGCATGTCAGTCAATTTAATCGTAACGAAAAGTCTTCGTATGAATTGAGCTATAGTGTTGGGGTTGTCTGCTGTTCGCCGTTGGAAGAGGTCAGTCATCAAGATATGCTGCAGCGCGCTGACCAAGCGATGTATTTGTGTAAGCGTAGCCGTTAA
- a CDS encoding cytosine permease yields the protein MATNTQQKMDDFELQPVPDSAKRSWYVISLIWLAIGIDISGLFLGSFLSSGLPIEDALFATFAGSAILAVLAMLCANIGFQSGVSTPLMSSSVFGRYGGKILGAINGISLVGWFAFQADFFAYILVDALANYGVEVSHLSALIGGALLMMVTAIFGVRALGKLSTYSVPLMVTLITVGLFMAAGAQSSESRVLTETLPMGEAISYVMSIWILAAVAAPDIARYAKTRKDAILGAGFGFLFGNSAIIVVALLLTQMTGSDNLVDIFFGIGMGMAAIIVLVFAQWTTNSSNLVSGALGMAVVLPNVSRPLLVVLMTIVGIFIAQFGMLDMFTAFLTLLGVSIAPSAGVYLAQYYLLDKEALDYQQIMRTPKWIARGLIAWAMGSLVSACTAAEFFGLFTLTSISAVDGILVSLVVYYALSKWFVSAEDAVSDY from the coding sequence ATGGCAACTAATACGCAACAAAAAATGGATGATTTTGAACTCCAACCCGTTCCCGATTCAGCCAAGCGCTCTTGGTATGTGATTAGTCTTATTTGGCTAGCGATAGGGATCGATATCTCCGGGCTATTTCTCGGCTCATTTCTTAGCAGTGGATTACCCATTGAAGACGCATTGTTCGCGACATTTGCAGGGTCTGCGATATTGGCTGTCTTGGCGATGTTGTGTGCCAACATCGGCTTTCAATCAGGAGTTTCTACGCCCTTGATGAGTAGTTCTGTGTTTGGTCGTTATGGCGGCAAGATACTTGGCGCGATTAACGGCATCTCTTTGGTCGGTTGGTTTGCGTTTCAGGCGGATTTCTTTGCTTATATTCTCGTTGATGCTTTAGCCAATTATGGTGTTGAAGTGTCCCATTTATCGGCTTTGATCGGTGGCGCATTATTAATGATGGTCACGGCTATCTTTGGGGTACGAGCGTTAGGCAAATTAAGTACCTATTCGGTGCCTTTAATGGTGACTTTGATTACTGTCGGTCTATTTATGGCTGCTGGAGCGCAATCTAGCGAAAGCCGAGTGTTGACCGAAACCTTACCGATGGGTGAAGCCATTTCTTATGTCATGTCTATCTGGATATTGGCAGCAGTCGCCGCGCCAGACATTGCTCGTTACGCGAAAACGCGTAAGGACGCCATACTGGGAGCGGGCTTTGGTTTCCTATTTGGTAATAGTGCCATCATTGTCGTTGCATTATTACTGACTCAAATGACTGGTAGCGACAATTTGGTCGATATCTTTTTTGGCATCGGCATGGGAATGGCCGCCATCATTGTGTTGGTATTCGCCCAATGGACCACCAACAGTAGCAACCTTGTGTCAGGTGCACTTGGAATGGCGGTGGTATTACCCAACGTATCACGCCCACTGCTTGTGGTACTGATGACGATTGTCGGTATCTTTATTGCCCAGTTCGGCATGTTGGATATGTTTACCGCTTTCTTGACCTTGCTTGGTGTCTCCATTGCGCCTTCTGCGGGCGTCTATCTCGCTCAATACTATTTACTTGATAAAGAAGCGCTTGATTATCAGCAGATCATGCGTACGCCAAAATGGATCGCAAGGGGTCTGATTGCTTGGGCGATGGGTTCACTCGTGAGTGCATGTACTGCTGCTGAGTTCTTTGGGTTATTTACGTTGACTTCAATCTCGGCAGTGGATGGGATTTTAGTTTCACTCGTGGTTTATTACGCACTAAGTAAATGGTTTGTTTCAGCAGAGGATGCCGTGAGTGATTATTAA
- a CDS encoding dienelactone hydrolase family protein: MNRTLVGFTLGACLLSSAAFAGEHVVYDVNGKKYEGYWSKVSDTAPLVLLIHDWDGLTEYEEKRAEMLNELGYNVFAADLFGQDIRPTKVEDKKQHTGELYKDRAKLQALMAGSLAEAGKLGGNLDNTVVMGYCFGGAAVLESARAGMNARGFVTFHGGLKTPEGQNYQQTKAPILVLHGTADTAITMQDFAGLAVELEQTELGHEMITYGGAPHAFTVFGSPRYREDADKKSWDAFKTFLEAKTM; the protein is encoded by the coding sequence ATGAATAGAACGCTCGTCGGATTTACACTCGGTGCTTGTTTACTTAGCTCTGCCGCTTTTGCAGGTGAGCATGTTGTCTATGATGTCAACGGAAAAAAATATGAGGGATACTGGTCAAAAGTCAGTGACACCGCGCCGCTTGTACTGCTCATCCACGATTGGGATGGTCTAACTGAGTATGAAGAAAAGCGTGCAGAAATGCTGAATGAACTCGGTTATAACGTCTTTGCTGCTGACCTATTTGGTCAAGATATACGCCCGACTAAGGTTGAAGATAAAAAGCAGCATACTGGCGAGCTTTATAAAGATAGAGCAAAACTGCAAGCGCTTATGGCTGGGAGCCTAGCAGAAGCGGGCAAACTAGGGGGTAACCTAGATAACACGGTGGTGATGGGATATTGCTTTGGTGGCGCGGCGGTACTTGAATCAGCGCGTGCAGGAATGAATGCTCGCGGTTTTGTCACCTTTCATGGCGGTTTAAAAACACCGGAAGGACAAAACTACCAACAAACCAAAGCCCCAATCCTTGTCCTACATGGTACTGCCGATACGGCGATCACCATGCAAGATTTTGCGGGATTAGCGGTAGAACTTGAACAGACTGAATTGGGTCACGAGATGATCACTTATGGTGGAGCACCGCATGCCTTTACTGTGTTCGGCTCTCCTCGCTACAGAGAAGATGCGGATAAAAAGTCATGGGACGCTTTTAAAACCTTCCTTGAAGCGAAAACCATGTAA
- a CDS encoding DUF917 domain-containing protein, translating to MIINEQMIDDIALGATVLGTGGGGDPYSGALMAKAAINNATKPVELLALEQVEDDWLTVPSSMIGAPTVAIEKINSQSQMLVAFEAMEQTLNEQIQATFPIEVGGFNSLIPILVAAQKGIPVVDCDAMGRAFPESQMVTFFLDDLPSAPNTLADEKGNVVVLHPIDGVWSERFARPITEQMGGSAAMCDYPMKGINLKRSALPATLTKAMQIGAAIRQANETGANAVEAVMDIVAGHRLISGKIMDIDRNTSGGFVTGGLRIDKLNTSTHQQPDSIFVHFQNELLVAHCGELASDMSQASLLAATPDLISILDHETGHPITTEQLRYGQRVDVIAYPCDQKWRTPKGIEVAGPGYFGYPVEFVAIEKLVTVDSVQGV from the coding sequence GTGATTATTAATGAGCAGATGATTGATGATATCGCGTTAGGTGCGACGGTACTGGGAACGGGTGGCGGAGGCGACCCTTACAGTGGGGCATTAATGGCAAAAGCCGCCATTAATAACGCTACAAAACCCGTTGAGTTGCTTGCGCTTGAGCAGGTAGAAGATGATTGGTTGACGGTGCCGTCTTCTATGATTGGCGCTCCAACGGTAGCGATAGAAAAGATCAACTCTCAATCTCAGATGCTGGTGGCATTTGAGGCGATGGAACAGACGCTGAATGAGCAGATCCAAGCAACATTTCCGATTGAGGTCGGTGGCTTTAACTCCCTTATCCCCATTCTGGTTGCCGCACAAAAAGGTATTCCGGTGGTTGATTGTGACGCAATGGGGCGGGCGTTTCCTGAATCGCAAATGGTGACGTTCTTTCTCGACGATTTACCGTCGGCTCCCAACACACTTGCCGATGAAAAGGGCAATGTGGTGGTGCTGCATCCCATTGATGGGGTTTGGTCAGAGCGCTTTGCGAGACCGATTACTGAGCAGATGGGCGGTTCCGCAGCAATGTGTGATTATCCGATGAAAGGGATTAATCTCAAGCGCAGTGCATTGCCAGCAACCTTAACCAAAGCGATGCAAATTGGTGCCGCGATTCGTCAAGCGAATGAAACTGGCGCGAATGCGGTTGAGGCGGTGATGGACATTGTGGCTGGTCATCGTCTGATCAGTGGCAAGATCATGGATATAGACCGAAATACCAGCGGCGGGTTTGTGACTGGCGGGTTGCGTATTGATAAGCTCAATACGTCTACTCATCAGCAGCCGGATTCTATTTTTGTCCATTTTCAGAATGAACTGTTAGTCGCCCATTGCGGTGAACTCGCCAGTGACATGAGTCAAGCGTCATTATTGGCAGCGACGCCGGATCTGATCTCTATTTTGGACCATGAAACGGGTCATCCTATTACCACGGAGCAGCTTCGCTATGGTCAACGTGTGGATGTCATTGCCTATCCTTGCGACCAAAAATGGCGCACTCCGAAAGGGATCGAAGTGGCGGGACCGGGATACTTTGGTTATCCGGTGGAGTTTGTTGCCATTGAGAAATTGGTAACGGTTGACAGTGTGCAAGGAGTCTAG
- a CDS encoding porin, with translation MKKAVLASVVAAVMSGSVMAAEIYNSDGTSLKIGGRAEARFNVSDNNEVDGNSSFEDKSRARLNIKGKTKVSDELYGFGKYEAEFDGKSDLTNRYFFAGIGTNFGEFSYGKQDSAQVMLTDFTDTMATFGAASDDAIGDAIAGGKDKRTNNFLYSGEFNNLTIQANYLANDEKDTDSYGIAAMYSFGSFDLGAGYVYQDIDADTDANLFNIAGQFKLDAFTLGALVQLASGDDDDVTAYELSAQYKPMKQLTLVAVYNYAELDPSSGSKEDVVDEIAIEAVYKFNSHIRTYAGYKFQQIDDSDDELQAGIRYDF, from the coding sequence ATGAAAAAAGCAGTTTTAGCGAGTGTGGTAGCAGCGGTAATGTCTGGTTCAGTGATGGCAGCTGAAATTTACAACAGCGACGGCACTAGCCTTAAAATCGGTGGTCGTGCAGAAGCGCGTTTTAACGTTTCTGACAATAACGAAGTTGATGGCAACAGCTCTTTTGAAGATAAGTCACGTGCTCGTCTTAACATTAAGGGTAAGACCAAAGTTTCTGATGAACTATACGGTTTTGGTAAATACGAAGCTGAATTTGACGGCAAAAGCGACCTAACTAACCGTTACTTCTTCGCAGGTATCGGCACTAACTTCGGTGAGTTCTCATACGGTAAGCAAGATTCAGCTCAGGTAATGCTTACTGACTTTACTGATACCATGGCAACCTTTGGCGCGGCTTCAGATGATGCGATTGGCGATGCGATTGCCGGTGGTAAAGATAAGCGTACTAACAACTTCCTATATTCTGGTGAGTTTAACAACCTAACTATCCAAGCAAACTACCTAGCTAACGATGAAAAAGACACAGATAGCTATGGTATCGCGGCTATGTACAGCTTCGGTTCGTTCGACCTTGGTGCGGGTTATGTATACCAAGACATCGATGCTGACACTGATGCAAACCTATTTAATATCGCTGGTCAATTCAAACTTGATGCATTCACTCTTGGTGCGCTTGTTCAGCTCGCTTCTGGTGACGACGACGATGTGACCGCTTACGAACTATCGGCACAATATAAGCCAATGAAACAGCTGACTCTAGTGGCGGTTTATAACTACGCAGAGCTTGACCCAAGCAGCGGTAGCAAAGAAGATGTTGTTGACGAAATCGCTATCGAAGCCGTGTATAAGTTTAACAGCCACATCCGTACTTATGCAGGTTACAAGTTCCAGCAAATTGACGACTCTGATGATGAGCTACAAGCTGGTATCCGCTACGACTTCTAA
- a CDS encoding glycosyltransferase family 9 protein yields MIKASPNSICVLRLSAIGDVCHALATVQLIQRTYPDTKITWIMGKIEAQLLGDLPDVEVVVFDKSQGLQGMKAVWRQLAGRKFDYLLHMQVALRASVLTLGIKAKVKLGFSWKRAKEGQWLFTNRKLPNSHSSHVLDNFADFAGYLGCQVTDPSWFIPTEPSPLPLQATPYVVISPAASKDERNWLSERYAAIADYAVEKGYHVVLCGSPAERERKLALDIVSQCREDTQKQLIDLVGKTNLKQLCSVLKQAELVIAPDSGPAHIATTQGTPVIGLYAHSNPQRTGPYNSLHWVVSVYDQVVQEQYGKPVSELKWATRVKGKNLMERITLDQVQKTFDAIVDN; encoded by the coding sequence ATGATAAAAGCTTCCCCTAATTCAATTTGCGTATTAAGGCTTTCTGCGATTGGTGATGTCTGCCACGCATTGGCAACAGTGCAACTGATTCAACGTACTTATCCGGACACTAAGATTACTTGGATCATGGGAAAGATAGAGGCGCAATTACTCGGTGACCTACCGGATGTTGAGGTGGTTGTTTTTGATAAATCTCAGGGTCTACAAGGGATGAAAGCGGTTTGGCGTCAGCTAGCGGGTCGCAAGTTCGACTATTTGCTTCATATGCAGGTAGCGCTGCGTGCCAGTGTTTTAACGCTTGGGATCAAAGCTAAGGTTAAATTAGGCTTTAGTTGGAAGCGCGCCAAAGAAGGACAGTGGTTATTTACTAATCGCAAGCTACCGAATAGCCATTCATCTCATGTTTTGGATAACTTTGCCGATTTTGCGGGCTATCTGGGTTGTCAGGTCACGGATCCGAGTTGGTTTATTCCCACGGAACCCTCGCCATTACCACTGCAGGCAACGCCTTACGTGGTGATCAGCCCAGCAGCGAGCAAGGATGAGCGCAACTGGCTGAGTGAACGCTACGCTGCGATAGCGGATTATGCGGTTGAAAAAGGCTATCACGTGGTACTGTGTGGCTCACCAGCAGAGCGAGAGCGCAAGTTGGCGTTGGATATTGTTTCTCAATGCCGTGAAGACACTCAAAAGCAGTTAATTGATCTTGTGGGCAAAACAAATCTAAAGCAGCTTTGCTCGGTATTGAAACAGGCAGAACTCGTTATAGCGCCGGATTCAGGTCCCGCACATATTGCCACAACGCAAGGGACACCTGTGATTGGACTTTACGCACATAGTAACCCACAGCGAACTGGACCCTACAACTCATTACACTGGGTTGTGTCGGTTTATGATCAAGTTGTCCAAGAACAGTATGGTAAACCCGTTAGTGAGCTTAAATGGGCGACAAGAGTTAAAGGTAAAAACTTGATGGAAAGAATTACGCTCGATCAGGTTCAGAAAACCTTTGATGCTATCGTTGACAACTAG
- a CDS encoding GGDEF domain-containing protein, protein MQIPFLRIVIIASKAAIISLILYSVMLYQWRDQLVKSEVTKFNLVTSSLEEHKSSLYLLGAMFEAEIVANYDKEITLPSHTLGETYRLHPDSLLTQSEKILYVKSQPLFVNLPSLMNGDKTMLYYRSYEGMKIFTSRAFKYSDISRAENFAQKMCLDKGGCQRFAFQKPNGHREISITHSQSINNEQAVITISTPVYYQNQMLGDLNIDILLDRYPLLADKQFRLQKLQRGKEALIIEEPRYFLNNIAYSQPYKIDEDFELRYRIPYGSVVTKTMWIFCLMVMGGYFIISKFEELQSKREKLLEAEIAISKDELTGLYNRAILRDASLKYAIEKKGLAIIAIDGDGLKVINDTFGHHAGDEAIVYIADTMRSCFRESDYLIRNGGDEFLVLLPGCTSVTARRLAQKLARQVGAQSFGSESIRVDISFGVSQIREHESLEMAIKRADESLYKDKRDKKEGF, encoded by the coding sequence ATGCAAATACCTTTTTTACGAATCGTCATCATAGCAAGCAAGGCTGCGATTATCTCTTTGATCCTTTATAGCGTCATGCTATATCAGTGGCGAGATCAATTAGTTAAGAGCGAGGTGACTAAGTTCAACCTTGTGACGAGTTCGTTAGAAGAGCATAAATCCTCTCTTTATCTGCTTGGCGCCATGTTTGAAGCAGAAATCGTGGCAAACTATGATAAAGAGATCACCCTCCCGTCACACACTCTTGGCGAAACCTATCGTTTACACCCTGATTCACTGCTGACGCAAAGTGAAAAAATCCTCTATGTAAAATCACAGCCACTGTTTGTCAATTTGCCATCGCTAATGAACGGTGACAAAACGATGCTCTATTACCGTTCCTATGAAGGGATGAAGATTTTCACAAGTCGAGCCTTTAAATACAGCGATATTAGCCGTGCTGAGAATTTTGCTCAGAAGATGTGTTTGGACAAAGGAGGCTGTCAACGGTTTGCTTTTCAAAAGCCGAATGGGCATCGTGAAATTTCCATTACCCACAGCCAGTCTATTAATAATGAACAGGCAGTGATCACCATTTCTACGCCAGTCTACTACCAGAATCAGATGTTAGGTGATCTCAATATCGATATCTTACTTGATCGCTATCCGCTTCTGGCTGATAAGCAATTTAGATTGCAAAAGCTTCAACGTGGCAAAGAGGCACTCATCATTGAGGAGCCAAGATACTTTTTAAACAATATCGCCTACAGTCAACCTTATAAGATCGACGAAGACTTTGAGCTTCGCTACCGTATTCCCTATGGCAGTGTCGTGACCAAGACAATGTGGATTTTCTGTCTTATGGTCATGGGTGGCTACTTTATCATCTCCAAATTTGAGGAGTTACAGTCAAAGCGTGAAAAGCTCCTTGAGGCTGAGATTGCAATCAGTAAAGATGAGCTGACAGGTTTATATAACCGAGCAATTTTGCGTGATGCGAGCCTGAAATATGCGATTGAAAAGAAAGGCTTGGCGATTATCGCAATCGATGGTGATGGGCTCAAAGTGATTAACGATACGTTTGGACACCATGCTGGTGATGAGGCGATTGTCTATATTGCAGACACGATGAGATCCTGCTTTAGAGAAAGCGACTACCTCATTCGCAATGGGGGCGATGAATTTTTAGTCTTGCTGCCGGGTTGTACCAGTGTTACCGCTCGACGCCTAGCTCAGAAATTAGCTCGCCAAGTTGGCGCACAGTCTTTTGGCAGCGAGTCTATCCGAGTCGACATTAGTTTTGGTGTTAGCCAGATACGTGAACATGAGTCATTAGAGATGGCGATCAAGCGCGCAGACGAATCGCTTTACAAGGATAAGCGAGACAAAAAGGAAGGGTTCTAG
- a CDS encoding glutaredoxin, whose amino-acid sequence MTQPIKITLYRWAGSWGPFKVTIPCGECTLTKDILQDTFDTELDGIPIELEVKDWLSHWWEPLKVGAWHAPIVMVEGKVVSQGEALNRGVLVQSVIEKWTERDQLRGNIVFGKATCPYCVKAKQLLDEAGIAYQYHDVVKESGALYRMIPEVKAHVGQKTPVTVPQIWLDGEYIGGADNLEKWLAARTDKNPPDNIYEFG is encoded by the coding sequence ATGACACAGCCGATTAAAATTACCCTTTACCGTTGGGCAGGCAGTTGGGGACCTTTTAAAGTGACCATTCCTTGTGGCGAATGCACGCTAACAAAAGATATTCTCCAAGACACCTTTGATACCGAACTCGACGGTATTCCCATTGAGCTTGAGGTGAAAGATTGGCTTTCCCATTGGTGGGAACCGCTTAAAGTTGGGGCGTGGCATGCGCCGATCGTGATGGTCGAAGGGAAGGTAGTGAGTCAAGGAGAAGCGTTAAACCGTGGAGTGCTGGTGCAGTCTGTGATTGAAAAATGGACTGAACGTGACCAGCTTAGAGGCAACATTGTTTTTGGTAAAGCAACCTGCCCTTACTGTGTTAAAGCAAAACAATTACTGGATGAAGCAGGTATCGCTTACCAGTACCATGATGTTGTTAAAGAGAGTGGCGCACTTTATCGAATGATACCGGAAGTTAAAGCCCATGTCGGTCAAAAAACACCCGTTACTGTGCCTCAGATCTGGCTTGATGGTGAATACATTGGGGGAGCGGACAACCTAGAGAAATGGCTCGCAGCAAGGACGGATAAAAACCCACCCGACAACATTTATGAATTTGGTTAA
- a CDS encoding hydantoinase/oxoprolinase family protein, giving the protein MEQAIYRLGIDVGGTNTDGVLLDQSLEVVAKAKVPTSEDIVSGIDRVIEALLLQSDAKGEQIQYAMLGTTQCTNAIVERRGLDRCGMIRLALPSGSAVPPLCGWDKEWQQQLGEHFYQAHGGYEYNGQPIAEVKEEEIRQLCRSMAGHVDSIAICGVFSPVNPDQELQVADWVQQELPDVHLSLSHKVGSLGVLERENATILNAALQGTARRFVQGFVHALEKHRIQATPYFGQNDGTLMSQQHALKYPILTVACGPTNSIRGASHLTQLKDAIVVDVGGTTSDIGALVHGYPRESSVAVELGQVRTNFRMPDILALAIGGGTIVKLSETGAVLGPESLGHRLLEHSQSFAGDTLTLTDIALSTGMMQWGDEHLLTPIEIAPETAAMVYQQMVSVVEEGIDKMKTSANKVPLILVGGGSALMPELFEGVSEVIRPGHFEVANAIGVALGEISGQLDKIVEIPASQRVAIMCELQQEAIDLAIEAGACPNTVSVIERTEIPLSYLQGNQVHIKIKAAGRIA; this is encoded by the coding sequence TTGGAGCAAGCAATTTATCGTTTAGGCATTGATGTTGGTGGAACCAATACCGATGGTGTGCTTCTTGACCAATCGCTGGAAGTGGTTGCTAAAGCCAAAGTCCCGACCAGCGAAGACATCGTCAGCGGCATTGATCGGGTCATTGAGGCGTTATTGTTGCAGTCCGATGCCAAAGGCGAACAAATCCAATATGCCATGCTTGGAACGACGCAATGTACCAATGCCATTGTAGAAAGACGAGGCTTGGATCGTTGTGGCATGATCCGTTTAGCGCTTCCTAGTGGCAGTGCTGTTCCACCGCTGTGTGGTTGGGACAAAGAGTGGCAACAGCAACTGGGTGAACACTTTTATCAAGCGCACGGTGGCTATGAATACAATGGTCAACCGATTGCTGAAGTTAAAGAAGAGGAAATAAGACAACTGTGCCGCTCTATGGCAGGTCATGTGGACTCGATTGCGATCTGCGGTGTATTTTCTCCGGTCAATCCAGATCAAGAGTTACAAGTCGCTGATTGGGTGCAACAAGAGCTTCCCGATGTGCATCTCTCTTTGTCGCATAAAGTGGGCAGTTTAGGCGTGTTGGAGCGTGAAAATGCCACCATCCTGAACGCCGCCCTGCAAGGGACTGCGCGCCGATTTGTCCAAGGGTTTGTTCATGCATTAGAAAAACATCGCATACAAGCGACGCCCTACTTTGGTCAAAACGACGGCACGCTAATGTCACAGCAGCATGCTTTGAAATACCCTATTTTGACGGTGGCTTGCGGACCGACAAACTCGATCCGAGGTGCCAGTCATCTTACTCAGCTTAAAGATGCCATCGTGGTTGATGTCGGTGGGACAACATCGGACATTGGTGCGCTAGTACATGGCTACCCGCGAGAATCCAGTGTTGCAGTGGAATTAGGACAGGTCAGAACTAACTTTAGGATGCCCGATATTTTAGCGTTGGCGATTGGTGGCGGAACGATAGTGAAACTCTCCGAAACGGGCGCAGTACTGGGACCAGAAAGTCTTGGGCATCGATTGTTAGAACACTCACAAAGCTTTGCTGGAGACACCTTAACGCTCACCGATATCGCATTATCAACTGGCATGATGCAATGGGGGGACGAACATTTATTGACTCCGATTGAGATAGCGCCGGAAACCGCAGCGATGGTTTACCAACAGATGGTATCGGTAGTGGAAGAGGGAATCGACAAAATGAAAACCTCTGCTAACAAAGTTCCGTTGATCTTAGTCGGCGGCGGTAGTGCGTTAATGCCGGAGTTGTTCGAGGGGGTGAGTGAGGTGATTCGTCCTGGTCACTTTGAGGTAGCGAATGCCATCGGGGTGGCGCTGGGGGAGATCTCAGGGCAGTTGGATAAAATCGTTGAAATTCCTGCCAGTCAGCGAGTGGCGATTATGTGCGAGTTGCAACAAGAGGCAATTGACTTAGCTATTGAAGCTGGCGCGTGTCCCAATACAGTCTCCGTTATTGAGCGTACCGAGATCCCGCTTAGTTACCTCCAAGGTAATCAGGTCCATATTAAAATAAAGGCGGCGGGCAGGATTGCTTAG
- a CDS encoding LysR family transcriptional regulator: protein MPLSIDKLDKRDLRRLELFCQIVEQEGISNATVSTGLSQPVLSNQLSELEKSLGVKLCQRGRSGFLLTEAGETVFNYANELQQLMSEYAVKLKGVQHTLTGLVRIGILDNTITLPNNPLPKAIEKFYQLSDKVEIHIEVGDYTQLYEKLVNRQLDMMIVVETEHQSHNFTQVIPLFEEKSYLYAREDVANKLKKLNWSLEKQRINIGGYSAELMHQLLDVKQYQSIKLIDGWNVESGVLLTMAGTHLSFLPEHLINNNLLSPTLTAVNPKKWHFSSQFCLVTKNSKKSASAVHCAFMDCLLSSIPKLPQDARFSETCLVCGQGDDLKI, encoded by the coding sequence ATGCCACTTTCTATCGATAAACTCGACAAACGCGATTTAAGACGACTGGAATTGTTCTGCCAAATTGTTGAGCAGGAAGGCATTAGTAATGCGACTGTAAGTACGGGGCTGAGTCAGCCTGTGCTCAGTAACCAGTTGAGTGAATTAGAAAAAAGCTTAGGCGTTAAGCTGTGCCAAAGGGGGCGAAGTGGTTTTTTACTGACTGAAGCAGGTGAAACCGTATTTAATTATGCCAACGAATTACAACAATTAATGAGCGAATACGCGGTTAAGTTGAAAGGCGTTCAACACACACTGACCGGCTTAGTTCGTATCGGCATACTGGACAACACCATCACATTGCCCAACAACCCACTTCCCAAAGCAATCGAAAAATTTTATCAACTCAGTGATAAAGTTGAGATACATATCGAGGTCGGTGATTACACCCAGTTGTATGAAAAGCTCGTCAATCGGCAACTTGATATGATGATTGTGGTGGAAACTGAGCATCAATCCCATAACTTTACTCAGGTCATCCCCCTGTTTGAAGAAAAAAGCTACCTCTATGCTCGAGAAGATGTAGCAAATAAGCTTAAAAAACTGAATTGGTCGCTAGAAAAGCAACGCATAAATATTGGCGGATATTCTGCTGAACTAATGCACCAACTGCTCGACGTTAAGCAATATCAGAGTATAAAACTGATAGATGGATGGAATGTTGAATCTGGCGTTTTACTCACCATGGCGGGAACACACCTTAGCTTTTTACCAGAACATTTAATTAATAATAATCTTTTATCCCCCACCCTTACCGCGGTTAACCCCAAAAAGTGGCACTTTAGCAGCCAGTTCTGCTTAGTTACAAAAAATAGCAAAAAAAGCGCGTCTGCGGTTCATTGTGCCTTTATGGACTGTTTGCTTAGTTCTATACCCAAGTTACCTCAAGATGCGAGGTTCAGCGAGACTTGCTTGGTTTGTGGACAAGGCGACGACTTGAAGATTTAG